A genome region from Natronobeatus ordinarius includes the following:
- a CDS encoding DUF6432 family protein gives MRAKREFRDRESTEVAVLDALVNRADDGMTVFELRAAVAAEIDALEDALARLKDDELIVVDSTGGRTVIKPAERVIPDEPVDDEDESLSDWIRRRIPF, from the coding sequence ATGAGAGCGAAGCGGGAGTTTCGGGACCGCGAGTCGACAGAAGTGGCGGTCCTCGACGCGCTCGTCAACCGCGCCGACGACGGCATGACCGTCTTCGAACTCCGGGCGGCGGTCGCAGCCGAGATCGATGCCCTCGAGGATGCGCTCGCACGGCTGAAAGACGACGAGCTGATCGTCGTCGACTCGACGGGCGGACGGACGGTCATCAAGCCCGCCGAGCGCGTGATCCCCGACGAACCGGTCGACGACGAGGACGAGTCACTCTCCGACTGGATTCGACGGCGCATTCCGTTTTGA
- a CDS encoding site-2 protease family protein translates to MDDVDEPDSSPPLEAIESVFVVYETRTDGEQLRYYGEPLLAPEPTVRELWPVFREAGYEVQLAVEYGEYVLVAEPTDVGVDGIPWTNVFLFVATVFSTLFAGAQWYYVDPISDPVGAVLAAWPFTVAIIGVLFFHEMGHYVMSRYHEVDASLPYFLPVPTLIGTMGAVIKIKGRMPDRKVLFDIGVAGPLAGLVATVVVTIVGLHLPPVTAPSSLVNDPDAIQIQLGYPPLLELLASAFDQPLYRDDPTTAVNPVVIGGWVGMFVTFLNLIPVGQLDGGHILRAVLGDRQETIGALVPGVLFALAGYLYYVGGHSGNSVFIWVFWGLFATLIAAVGPARPVNDERLGTGRIVLGVVTFVLGILCFMPVPIAIVS, encoded by the coding sequence ATGGACGACGTGGACGAACCCGACTCGAGCCCTCCGCTCGAAGCGATCGAGTCGGTGTTCGTCGTCTACGAGACGCGAACGGACGGCGAACAGTTACGATACTACGGCGAGCCACTGCTGGCGCCCGAGCCGACGGTGCGGGAGCTGTGGCCGGTCTTCCGTGAGGCAGGATACGAGGTGCAGCTAGCGGTCGAGTACGGCGAGTACGTCCTCGTCGCCGAGCCCACCGACGTCGGCGTCGACGGCATCCCCTGGACGAACGTCTTCCTGTTCGTCGCGACGGTGTTCTCGACGCTGTTCGCCGGTGCACAGTGGTACTACGTCGACCCGATCTCGGACCCGGTCGGTGCGGTCCTCGCGGCCTGGCCGTTCACCGTCGCGATCATTGGCGTCCTCTTTTTCCACGAGATGGGCCACTACGTGATGAGCCGCTACCACGAGGTCGACGCCTCGTTGCCGTACTTCCTCCCGGTGCCGACGCTCATCGGAACCATGGGCGCGGTGATCAAGATCAAAGGTCGGATGCCGGACCGGAAGGTCCTGTTCGACATCGGCGTCGCCGGGCCGCTCGCCGGGCTGGTCGCGACGGTCGTCGTCACGATCGTCGGCCTCCACCTCCCGCCGGTGACCGCGCCGTCCTCGCTGGTCAACGATCCCGACGCGATCCAGATCCAGCTGGGCTATCCACCGTTGCTCGAGTTACTCGCGAGCGCGTTCGACCAGCCGCTGTACCGTGATGACCCCACGACGGCCGTCAATCCCGTCGTCATCGGCGGCTGGGTCGGGATGTTCGTCACCTTCCTCAACCTCATCCCCGTCGGCCAGCTCGACGGCGGGCACATCCTCCGGGCGGTGCTCGGCGACCGACAGGAGACGATCGGCGCGCTCGTTCCGGGTGTCCTCTTCGCGCTCGCCGGCTACCTCTACTACGTCGGTGGCCACAGCGGCAACTCGGTGTTCATCTGGGTGTTCTGGGGGCTGTTCGCCACGCTCATCGCCGCCGTTGGCCCGGCACGACCGGTCAACGACGAGCGCCTCGGGACGGGGCGGATCGTCCTCGGCGTCGTCACGTTCGTCCTCGGGATCCTCTGTTTCATGCCGGTGCCGATCGCAATCGTCAGCTGA
- a CDS encoding aminomethyltransferase family protein, with product MSVIESIHAAHGATFGERGGRRVVEHYGRPERAHRAVRNGVGLFEPAYGVVVVEGDDRVEYVDNVVSNRVPDAEGEGCYALVLDPQGGIEVELAIYNAGERLLLFTPPDLAEELAADWSEKVFIQDVEIRVATDEFAIFGVHGPTATEKVASVLAGPATPERHHSFVRGSIADAGVTVIRTDALAGEESYEVVCGVADAEAVYSALETQGSSAAPFGYRTWETLTLEAATPLFSTELEGTIPNVFGLRSALDFEKGCYVGQEVVSRVENVGQPSRRLVGLTVESDAVPDAGAAVFAGDASVGEVTRAAESPLLERPIALALVTFDLEADELSVRVGGEEVPATRADLPFVAGSERSGRLPAYE from the coding sequence ATGAGCGTCATCGAGTCGATCCACGCCGCCCACGGCGCGACGTTTGGCGAGCGCGGCGGTCGGCGGGTCGTCGAACACTACGGCCGACCGGAGCGAGCCCACCGCGCGGTCAGAAACGGCGTCGGCCTGTTCGAGCCGGCCTACGGCGTGGTCGTCGTCGAGGGTGACGACCGGGTCGAGTACGTCGACAACGTGGTCTCGAATCGCGTTCCCGACGCAGAGGGCGAGGGCTGTTACGCGCTCGTGCTCGATCCCCAGGGTGGGATCGAGGTCGAACTCGCGATCTACAACGCCGGCGAGCGGCTGTTGCTCTTTACCCCACCCGACCTGGCCGAGGAGCTGGCCGCCGACTGGTCGGAGAAAGTGTTCATTCAGGACGTCGAGATCCGTGTCGCAACCGACGAGTTCGCCATCTTCGGCGTCCACGGGCCGACGGCCACCGAGAAAGTCGCGAGCGTCCTCGCCGGCCCGGCGACGCCAGAGCGCCACCACTCCTTCGTCAGGGGCTCGATCGCCGACGCGGGCGTGACCGTGATCCGCACCGACGCCCTCGCCGGCGAGGAGAGCTACGAGGTCGTCTGTGGAGTCGCCGACGCTGAAGCCGTCTACAGCGCCCTCGAGACGCAGGGCAGCTCGGCCGCTCCCTTCGGCTACCGCACCTGGGAGACGCTCACCCTCGAGGCCGCCACCCCGCTTTTTTCGACCGAACTCGAGGGAACGATTCCGAACGTCTTCGGCCTGCGAAGCGCCCTCGACTTCGAGAAGGGCTGCTACGTCGGTCAGGAGGTCGTCTCGCGGGTGGAAAACGTCGGCCAGCCCAGCCGCCGGCTGGTCGGCCTCACCGTCGAGTCCGACGCGGTGCCCGACGCAGGTGCAGCCGTCTTCGCGGGCGACGCGAGCGTCGGCGAGGTGACCCGCGCGGCGGAGAGCCCGCTGCTCGAGCGACCGATCGCGCTCGCGCTCGTCACGTTCGACCTCGAGGCCGACGAGCTATCGGTGCGCGTCGGCGGCGAGGAGGTGCCGGCGACACGAGCCGACCTCCCGTTCGTCGCGGGATCAGAGCGTTCCGGCCGGCTCCCGGCGTACGAATAG
- a CDS encoding DsbA family protein has translation MTFDQPSRRAFLAASVVSLGAAGAYVLTRADDEPDHDRAVSFHASDETSAFGVDLAGKPIMGSADAPLELYYWTDFQCPFCARFERETLPELVRDHVEPGRVRVVFVALPYFGPDSMTAAVASRCVWSQVRDTGSSAYWDWHAAVLDEQGERNAGWAAADSLLEYTRSVSSVDADALETCLDERREAFETQVEADAAQAQSFGISGTPTFVVFDPGTETAGTLVGAQPAERFDEAIERIGDS, from the coding sequence ATGACGTTCGATCAGCCGTCCCGTCGTGCCTTTCTCGCCGCCTCGGTCGTAAGCCTCGGTGCCGCCGGCGCGTACGTTCTCACGCGCGCTGACGATGAGCCCGATCACGACCGAGCCGTATCGTTCCACGCCAGCGACGAGACGTCGGCGTTCGGCGTCGACCTCGCAGGCAAACCGATCATGGGGTCGGCCGACGCCCCGCTCGAGCTTTACTACTGGACCGACTTCCAGTGTCCGTTCTGCGCGCGGTTCGAACGGGAGACGCTCCCCGAACTCGTTCGCGATCACGTCGAGCCGGGTCGGGTTCGCGTCGTGTTCGTCGCGCTGCCGTACTTCGGCCCGGATTCGATGACCGCCGCGGTCGCCTCGCGGTGCGTCTGGTCGCAGGTCCGCGATACCGGGTCGTCGGCGTACTGGGACTGGCACGCCGCCGTCCTCGACGAACAGGGCGAGCGAAACGCCGGCTGGGCCGCGGCCGACAGCCTCCTCGAGTACACTCGCTCGGTCTCGAGCGTCGATGCAGACGCCCTCGAGACGTGTCTCGACGAGCGTCGGGAAGCGTTCGAAACACAGGTTGAGGCCGACGCGGCGCAGGCACAGTCGTTCGGAATCTCCGGTACCCCGACGTTCGTCGTCTTCGATCCGGGGACCGAGACGGCCGGGACGCTCGTCGGCGCCCAGCCTGCCGAACGGTTCGACGAGGCCATCGAACGGATCGGGGACAGCTGA
- a CDS encoding PrsW family intramembrane metalloprotease: MTRRRDPVERADGDGTDLYDVSTWEPRSTVDRLSYGIYQGLSYGLQSIVLLTAVAITISLLVTPGLLVAEEPIIAVFFGLSIVPALALAAYIWYADITTKQPLWLLVATFVLAVLFATFAAVVNTVGGTRLQPIPIVGTLLFFFLIVGPVEEAVKLLAVRVLAYRSEHFDAVIDGAVFGAVAGLGFAAIENAIYISGTLVQLGTGTGLITAATGITTVRALVGPGHVIYSAIAGYYLGLAKFNPQYAGPLVVKGLLVAAFVHATYNATVGVVPALVAAIHPISVELAFVAYVIGFNLLIGLYLYRKIARYRRAYRSARDDVDGVPTPELTEFDPDRQSHTDEPDYSSQ, encoded by the coding sequence ATGACCCGCAGGCGCGACCCGGTCGAACGAGCCGACGGCGACGGGACGGACCTCTACGACGTCTCGACGTGGGAGCCACGGTCGACGGTCGACCGGCTCTCCTACGGCATCTACCAGGGGCTCAGCTACGGGCTTCAGTCGATCGTCTTGCTGACCGCGGTCGCGATCACGATCTCGTTACTGGTCACGCCGGGGCTGCTCGTCGCCGAGGAGCCGATTATCGCCGTCTTCTTCGGCCTGTCGATCGTTCCGGCGCTCGCGCTCGCGGCGTACATCTGGTACGCCGACATCACGACGAAACAGCCGCTGTGGCTCCTCGTCGCCACGTTCGTGCTCGCCGTACTGTTCGCGACGTTCGCCGCCGTCGTCAACACCGTCGGTGGCACTCGACTCCAGCCGATTCCGATCGTCGGCACGCTCCTCTTTTTCTTCCTGATCGTCGGGCCCGTTGAGGAGGCGGTGAAGCTGCTCGCCGTTCGCGTCCTGGCGTACCGGAGCGAACACTTCGACGCCGTCATCGACGGCGCGGTGTTCGGCGCCGTCGCCGGCCTCGGTTTCGCGGCCATCGAGAACGCCATCTACATCAGCGGCACCCTCGTTCAGCTCGGCACCGGCACGGGTCTGATCACGGCTGCGACCGGAATCACGACCGTCCGCGCGCTCGTCGGCCCCGGCCACGTCATCTACTCAGCCATCGCCGGCTACTACCTCGGCCTCGCGAAGTTCAATCCCCAGTACGCCGGCCCGCTCGTGGTCAAAGGCCTGCTCGTCGCCGCGTTCGTTCACGCGACCTACAACGCCACCGTCGGCGTCGTTCCCGCACTCGTCGCGGCGATCCACCCCATCAGCGTCGAACTGGCGTTCGTCGCCTACGTGATCGGCTTCAACCTCCTCATCGGCCTCTACCTCTACCGGAAGATCGCCCGCTACCGCCGCGCCTACCGGTCGGCCAGAGACGACGTCGACGGCGTCCCGACGCCCGAACTGACCGAGTTCGACCCCGACCGGCAGTCCCACACGGACGAGCCTGACTACTCCTCCCAGTAG
- a CDS encoding TetR/AcrR family transcriptional regulator: protein MTDPDVRAEIMTATYEALCEHGYTDLTAQAIADRTGKSKSLLFYHYDSTDELMVDFVDFLLERLDDRVEETRELSAVERLATFVDWFLYGPNDDEQASFHTAMLELRAQAPYNDRFREQLCRSDDRIRSALEEILRDGIESGAFREHDPVTTAAFLIAAFDGARVRQLTTSHDEYLVAVRSATEEWIFEELLADDLEFPTRRIEPTDAADEPNR from the coding sequence GTGACCGACCCGGACGTTCGAGCCGAGATTATGACCGCGACGTACGAGGCGCTGTGTGAGCACGGATACACCGATCTGACCGCACAGGCCATCGCCGACCGAACGGGAAAGAGCAAGTCGCTGCTGTTCTACCACTACGACTCCACCGACGAGCTCATGGTCGACTTCGTCGACTTCCTGCTCGAGCGCCTCGACGACCGCGTCGAGGAGACCCGCGAGCTGTCCGCCGTCGAGCGACTCGCGACGTTCGTCGACTGGTTCCTCTACGGACCGAACGACGACGAGCAGGCGTCCTTTCATACCGCCATGCTCGAGCTACGAGCCCAGGCACCGTACAACGATCGCTTCCGCGAACAGCTGTGCCGAAGTGACGACCGAATTCGATCGGCGCTCGAGGAGATCCTCCGGGACGGGATCGAGTCGGGGGCGTTCCGCGAACACGACCCGGTAACGACCGCGGCCTTCCTGATCGCAGCGTTCGACGGGGCACGGGTTCGCCAGCTCACCACCAGCCACGACGAGTACCTCGTGGCGGTTCGGTCGGCGACCGAGGAGTGGATCTTCGAGGAACTGCTCGCGGACGACCTCGAGTTCCCGACGCGCCGGATCGAGCCGACCGACGCCGCCGACGAACCGAACCGATGA
- a CDS encoding PLP-dependent cysteine synthase family protein gives MNHQNTLEAIGETPLIELPSMRPDGGATIAVKWEGANPTGSLKDRMALAMIEAARRRGELEPGEPVVEFTGGSTGSSLAFVCAVLEHPFSVVTADCVAEEKIASMRALGAELELVETPDGTAYDGLFDDLRDAALAVQERTGAYFTDQFDNPDQLEGYRALGREILEERPDVDEFVMTVGTGGCAMGTSRAFRERGANVTVSLVEPAESPVLTDGTAGSHSVQGTAIVGSPPLVDEELYDRVHTIPTEEGVECLREVAREDGLLVGTSTGMNLAAARRAAAEHDPDGTVVTVACDTGLKYLSDGLYDGLEGSTFCLC, from the coding sequence ATGAACCACCAGAACACGCTCGAGGCGATCGGTGAGACGCCCCTGATCGAACTTCCGTCGATGCGACCAGATGGCGGCGCGACGATCGCCGTGAAATGGGAGGGAGCGAACCCGACCGGGAGCCTGAAAGACCGGATGGCGCTGGCGATGATCGAGGCGGCGAGACGACGGGGCGAGCTGGAACCCGGCGAGCCGGTCGTCGAGTTCACCGGCGGGAGCACGGGCTCGAGTCTCGCGTTCGTCTGTGCCGTCCTCGAGCACCCCTTTTCCGTCGTCACCGCCGACTGCGTCGCCGAGGAGAAGATCGCGTCGATGCGGGCGCTGGGGGCGGAACTCGAGTTGGTCGAGACGCCCGACGGGACGGCCTACGACGGGCTGTTCGACGACCTCCGTGACGCGGCGCTGGCCGTGCAGGAGCGGACGGGCGCGTACTTCACCGACCAGTTCGACAACCCCGACCAGCTCGAGGGCTACCGGGCGCTCGGTCGGGAAATTCTCGAGGAACGGCCCGACGTCGACGAGTTCGTGATGACCGTCGGGACGGGCGGCTGTGCGATGGGCACCTCGCGCGCGTTCCGCGAACGGGGCGCCAACGTCACCGTCTCGCTCGTCGAGCCCGCAGAGTCGCCGGTGCTCACGGACGGCACGGCCGGCTCACACAGCGTCCAGGGGACGGCGATCGTCGGCTCTCCGCCGCTCGTCGACGAGGAGCTGTACGATCGGGTTCACACGATCCCGACCGAGGAGGGAGTCGAGTGCCTCCGCGAGGTCGCACGGGAAGACGGGTTGCTCGTCGGGACGAGTACGGGGATGAACCTCGCCGCCGCCAGACGAGCCGCGGCCGAGCACGATCCCGACGGGACCGTCGTGACGGTCGCCTGTGACACCGGGCTGAAGTACCTCTCGGACGGCCTCTACGACGGGCTCGAGGGGTCGACGTTCTGTCTCTGCTGA
- a CDS encoding MBL fold metallo-hydrolase encodes MDLEFLGGAREIGRSAMLIDDALLLDFGMDSGDPPRYPVRDVDPDAVVVSHGHLDHVGSIPALLSGDSRPPIHWTQPTYDLAMLLARDTLSLHGGTYDCPFTEAELARLTQVSETHGYREPFTVDTDAGRYELTFFDAGHVVGSAHVLVNDGDTRLLYTGDFHTEDQQLVSGTTARPDADVVLCESTYSDTTRPPRDELERAFADSLKATIWEGGTVVVPAFAIGRTQEVLCICEAHDLECYVDGMGKRVTELFLRPRNRDFLRDPDLLRRAKGNARFVDGRDGQRKRIATQNTVIVTTSGMLHGGPAMTYVPEIRTHPANKIALTGYQVEGTPGRELLETGSAPIDGRVMPVSAQVEGYDFSAHADREGLLAFLESYRDATVLVNHGDRCEAFAEELRAEGFDASAPAVGDVLTNVGR; translated from the coding sequence ATGGACCTCGAGTTCCTGGGCGGGGCGCGCGAGATCGGCCGGAGCGCGATGCTGATCGACGACGCCCTGTTGCTCGACTTCGGGATGGACTCGGGCGACCCGCCGCGATACCCCGTGCGTGACGTCGACCCCGACGCCGTCGTCGTGAGCCACGGCCACCTCGATCACGTCGGCTCGATCCCTGCCCTGCTCTCGGGTGATTCGAGGCCACCGATCCACTGGACGCAGCCGACCTACGACCTCGCGATGCTCTTGGCCCGGGACACGCTTTCCCTCCACGGCGGGACGTACGACTGTCCGTTCACCGAGGCCGAACTGGCCCGTCTCACGCAGGTCTCCGAGACTCACGGCTACCGCGAGCCGTTCACCGTCGACACCGACGCCGGCCGGTACGAGCTCACGTTCTTCGACGCCGGTCACGTCGTCGGCAGCGCCCACGTCCTGGTCAACGACGGAGACACCCGCCTGCTCTACACCGGCGACTTCCACACCGAAGACCAGCAGCTCGTTTCCGGCACGACCGCCCGCCCCGACGCCGACGTCGTACTCTGTGAGAGCACGTACTCGGATACGACCCGGCCGCCCCGCGACGAACTCGAGCGCGCGTTCGCCGACAGCCTGAAGGCGACGATCTGGGAGGGCGGCACCGTCGTCGTCCCCGCGTTCGCCATCGGCCGCACTCAGGAGGTGCTCTGTATCTGTGAAGCACACGACCTCGAGTGTTACGTCGACGGGATGGGTAAACGCGTCACCGAACTGTTCTTGCGCCCGCGAAACCGCGACTTTCTGCGCGACCCCGACCTGCTCCGGCGGGCGAAGGGCAACGCCCGGTTCGTCGACGGCCGTGACGGCCAGCGCAAGCGGATCGCCACCCAGAACACCGTGATCGTCACCACCAGTGGGATGCTCCACGGCGGCCCCGCGATGACCTACGTCCCCGAGATCCGAACTCATCCAGCGAACAAGATCGCGCTCACCGGCTACCAGGTCGAGGGAACGCCCGGCAGAGAGCTACTCGAGACCGGCAGCGCGCCGATCGACGGCCGCGTAATGCCCGTCAGCGCTCAGGTCGAGGGGTACGACTTCTCCGCGCACGCCGACCGCGAGGGCCTGCTCGCGTTCCTCGAGAGCTACCGCGACGCCACGGTGCTCGTGAACCACGGCGATCGTTGCGAGGCGTTCGCCGAGGAATTACGAGCCGAGGGGTTCGACGCGAGCGCGCCCGCCGTCGGGGACGTGCTGACGAACGTCGGCAGGTAA
- a CDS encoding DUF5611 family protein — protein sequence MKEYKMRRGEYLEERIPDMKATVEEYFGPITGTEEYKGSDLYVIGEPDNPVFERIVVGAVEYSGKKDKLGVEFHERDPTELGPDELEAAGDAVSAKNEFLLEATARDAKSRRDSLKRSVEDDPEPDV from the coding sequence ATGAAGGAGTACAAGATGCGTCGTGGTGAGTACCTCGAGGAGCGAATCCCCGACATGAAAGCCACCGTCGAGGAGTACTTCGGACCGATCACGGGCACCGAGGAGTACAAGGGGAGTGACCTCTACGTGATCGGAGAGCCCGACAACCCCGTCTTCGAACGCATCGTCGTGGGTGCCGTCGAATACTCCGGCAAGAAGGACAAACTTGGCGTCGAGTTCCACGAGCGCGACCCCACCGAACTCGGCCCCGACGAACTCGAGGCGGCCGGCGATGCCGTCTCCGCAAAAAACGAGTTCTTACTTGAGGCGACCGCCCGGGACGCGAAGTCCCGTCGCGACTCGCTGAAACGGTCCGTCGAGGACGACCCGGAACCCGACGTCTAA
- a CDS encoding DUF7093 family protein has translation MVLRCSLLGHDFGDTEVEREREEQGSEVVVTVREYQECARCGEVRVVSESTEVTSVSHESSAAPDDPAPTVESGDDDVTPAVVDADDDGEILADEAGDEAAVGAPESAVGDADGDDETEILGETVDTSAETTESPAQPVAGEHEDPITGEHEEPIANEHEEPIANEHEGPITDDGEILEADDEPRHDRARGEWPESDDVGPPVGIATEPSSWPEAESPESAELAADEPADDVEPVDDAVFVDADKRPVPEPAATDSGTGIASAQPAPEPGKSQSTDPVAAEYFCPRCSFVAPATHGSLRPGDICPECRRGYLGERDLE, from the coding sequence ATGGTCCTTCGATGTTCGTTGCTCGGGCACGACTTCGGCGACACCGAAGTCGAACGCGAGCGCGAGGAACAGGGTAGTGAGGTCGTCGTCACCGTCAGGGAGTACCAGGAGTGCGCCCGGTGTGGCGAGGTGCGCGTAGTCAGTGAGAGTACCGAAGTGACGTCGGTCTCTCACGAGTCGAGCGCGGCCCCGGACGACCCTGCGCCGACGGTCGAGTCGGGTGACGACGACGTGACGCCAGCGGTCGTCGACGCCGACGACGACGGCGAGATTCTCGCCGACGAAGCCGGTGACGAAGCCGCCGTCGGCGCTCCCGAGTCGGCTGTTGGTGACGCCGACGGAGACGACGAGACCGAGATTCTCGGCGAAACCGTCGACACATCGGCGGAGACGACCGAATCGCCAGCGCAACCCGTCGCCGGCGAACACGAGGACCCGATCACCGGCGAACACGAGGAGCCGATCGCCAACGAGCACGAGGAGCCGATCGCCAACGAACACGAGGGCCCGATCACCGACGACGGCGAGATTCTCGAGGCCGACGACGAACCCAGACACGACCGTGCCCGCGGTGAGTGGCCGGAGTCGGACGACGTCGGCCCGCCGGTGGGAATCGCGACCGAACCGTCGTCGTGGCCCGAGGCAGAATCACCCGAGTCGGCCGAGTTGGCCGCCGACGAACCGGCCGACGACGTCGAGCCGGTCGACGACGCGGTCTTCGTCGACGCCGACAAGCGACCGGTCCCCGAGCCGGCGGCGACCGACTCCGGGACCGGCATCGCCAGCGCCCAGCCGGCTCCGGAACCTGGAAAGAGCCAGTCAACCGATCCCGTCGCCGCCGAGTACTTCTGCCCTCGCTGTTCGTTCGTCGCCCCGGCGACCCACGGCTCGTTGCGCCCGGGCGATATCTGCCCCGAGTGTCGACGAGGCTACCTCGGCGAACGCGACCTCGAGTGA
- a CDS encoding DUF402 domain-containing protein, with protein sequence MHSVRVRGIYTTAVTQLLSENGLDVVQASEPIRERFDDEFQVAPADVSIETTRDRQGVSISGPSEAVDAVAAELESVAVDAFRWDAAAPRGAVYDGEIIETIGSGAVVDLGDGRWGFLQYDDVDGYVDVGNRYRVQVHEPTPPWDDDRPLVRPEIEVRTGLCRLTRGESGVSAAARGPRGNELVGMTDLLSTDVPDGWGLRWRHAAAEADLEAMGNGLAHVVDRARALEADLEAAADGPGEPALIAAPEATTWVWFGRESRFALDAARRAVENTMPGHHRTKAADRAASAAVDFVEAVCDAAGDDEDDAFPFDAVSRQFGPTTGDRLTLGHGKPDGRLISLGTGKVTGWDPDGSITLERQLSGGGTYDALGVPKEAGDVAVTKLREGRWWYPTTYRDAEGTAKGTYVNVCTPVELFPDCARYVDLYVDVIRHADGTVEVVDEAELEAAVDDGLVSEALAKKARSVAGAVERALSK encoded by the coding sequence ATGCACTCCGTTCGCGTCCGTGGCATCTACACCACGGCGGTGACGCAGCTCCTCTCGGAGAACGGGCTCGATGTCGTCCAGGCCTCAGAACCCATTCGGGAACGGTTCGACGACGAGTTTCAGGTCGCACCCGCTGACGTCTCGATCGAGACGACGCGCGACCGACAGGGCGTCTCGATCTCGGGACCGTCCGAGGCGGTCGACGCGGTCGCCGCCGAACTCGAGTCGGTCGCCGTCGATGCGTTCCGGTGGGACGCCGCGGCTCCCCGGGGAGCCGTCTACGACGGCGAAATCATCGAGACGATCGGCAGCGGTGCCGTCGTCGACCTCGGCGACGGCCGCTGGGGCTTTCTGCAGTACGACGACGTCGACGGCTACGTGGACGTCGGGAATCGCTACCGCGTGCAGGTCCACGAGCCGACGCCGCCGTGGGACGACGACCGCCCGCTCGTCCGGCCGGAGATCGAGGTTCGAACCGGACTCTGTCGGCTCACCCGTGGCGAATCGGGCGTCTCGGCGGCGGCCAGGGGCCCCCGTGGGAACGAACTCGTGGGGATGACCGACCTGCTCTCGACCGACGTCCCCGACGGCTGGGGGCTGCGCTGGCGACACGCCGCCGCCGAGGCCGACCTCGAGGCGATGGGAAACGGCCTCGCCCACGTCGTCGACCGGGCGCGGGCGCTCGAGGCCGACCTCGAGGCGGCGGCCGACGGCCCGGGCGAGCCGGCACTGATCGCGGCCCCCGAGGCGACGACGTGGGTCTGGTTCGGCCGCGAGTCGCGGTTCGCGCTGGACGCGGCTCGACGGGCGGTCGAGAACACGATGCCCGGCCACCACCGGACCAAGGCGGCCGACCGGGCGGCGAGCGCGGCGGTCGACTTCGTCGAGGCCGTCTGTGACGCCGCTGGCGACGACGAGGACGATGCGTTCCCCTTCGACGCCGTCTCCCGCCAGTTCGGCCCGACGACGGGCGACCGACTGACACTCGGCCACGGCAAACCCGACGGCCGACTCATCAGCCTCGGGACGGGCAAGGTCACCGGCTGGGATCCCGACGGCTCGATCACGCTCGAGCGCCAGCTCTCGGGCGGTGGCACCTACGACGCGCTGGGCGTCCCGAAAGAGGCCGGCGACGTCGCGGTGACGAAGCTCCGGGAGGGCCGGTGGTGGTACCCCACAACCTACCGGGACGCCGAGGGGACGGCGAAGGGGACCTACGTCAACGTCTGCACGCCCGTCGAACTCTTCCCCGACTGCGCCCGATACGTCGACCTCTACGTCGACGTGATCCGCCACGCCGACGGGACGGTCGAGGTCGTCGACGAGGCCGAACTCGAGGCCGCCGTCGACGACGGGCTCGTCTCCGAGGCGCTGGCGAAGAAGGCGAGGAGCGTCGCGGGGGCGGTCGAACGGGCGCTCTCGAAGTAG
- a CDS encoding cupin domain-containing protein → MSKRNEQDVEWTRYDRDGVAMRRKELSNATDAEQLGCSLYELEPGTRSWPYHYHTANEEAIFVLRGEGTIRLDDGEKSLEVGDYVALPADESGGHQVVNDGDEPLRYLAMSTMAEPDVTVYPEMEKLGVFVGSAPGGRDERSVHGYYPIDGDVDYWEE, encoded by the coding sequence ATGTCGAAGCGTAACGAGCAGGACGTCGAGTGGACGCGCTACGACCGGGACGGGGTCGCCATGCGCCGCAAGGAGCTCTCGAACGCGACCGACGCCGAGCAGCTGGGCTGTAGCCTGTACGAACTCGAGCCCGGCACGCGGTCGTGGCCGTATCACTACCACACGGCCAACGAGGAGGCCATCTTCGTCCTGCGTGGGGAGGGAACGATCCGGCTCGACGACGGCGAGAAATCCCTCGAGGTTGGCGACTACGTCGCCCTGCCGGCCGACGAGTCCGGCGGTCACCAGGTCGTCAACGATGGCGACGAACCGCTTCGGTACCTCGCCATGTCGACGATGGCCGAGCCGGACGTGACCGTCTACCCGGAGATGGAGAAGCTCGGCGTCTTCGTCGGCTCGGCGCCGGGCGGTCGTGACGAGCGTTCCGTTCACGGCTACTACCCGATCGATGGAGACGTCGACTACTGGGAGGAGTAG